In Eupeodes corollae unplaced genomic scaffold, idEupCoro1.1 scaffold_176, whole genome shotgun sequence, one genomic interval encodes:
- the LOC129953461 gene encoding uncharacterized protein LOC129953461 gives MPTAQVRVELDGRKYGPIRALIDTGAQPNLISHQLQNRLSLSKTAVTRRLIGVEGEPFHIKYKTTLKVSPWFNSQDTIEQEFYILPQNSKWQPVVPTHDLEMPKMDIVGRPLADPEFWKAGPVDLLLGCRFAAASFLSILDRQASRLLCIETLFGKVVLGEFEGKAIVNTEQGLNIIAIDNNQLHESLKRLWQLDDIESLSNRSQEQEQVEQNFINTYSRDDSGRVIATIPLKESAGEIGSSELMAKRRFLALERKLQNDLGTKQKYVDFMREYERMGHMTPVTGATHSRIIYHIPHHCVAKKFRVVFDASCRTMKGISLNEVQMLGEKLQKDLHEILMRFRRHRVAISADIKMMFRMVKIAREQWDLQRIFWRENPNDRLKEYWLTVVTYGMTSSAHNAVRALIQCAKDAEHEFPDAARAIIEDFYMDDCTTGADSEQKAIELSKDIDQVLKGAGFELRKWKSNSKALVRNMNYEEQESILFEDDEKSSILGIKWLLEKDQFTFVVKSPVTEQAMTKRKIVSCVAQLYDPNGFIAPVTIVGKILIQDIWRLNVDWDERLPKEIEKR, from the coding sequence ATGCCAACGGCTCAGGTGAGGGTCGAACTAGATGGCAGAAAATATGGTCCTATACGTGCACTTATAGACACAGGTGCACAGCCCAATCTAATAAGCCATCAGTTACAAAATAGGTTATCATTGAGCAAAACAGCAGTTACACGCAGGTTGATTGGAGTGGAAGGGGAACCCTTTcacattaaatacaaaactacGCTCAAGGTAAGCCCATGGTTTAACTCGCAGGACACAATAGAGCAAGAATTTTATATACTACCGCAGAATAGTAAATGGCAACCAGTTGTGCCTACACACGATTTGGAAATGCCAAAGATGGATATTGTAGGGCGGCCGTTGGCTGACCCTGAGTTTTGGAAGGCTGGTCCCGTGGACCTGTTGCTAGGTTGCAGGTTTGCGGCAGCATCTTTTCTGTCCATTTTAGACAGACAGGCAAGTAGATTATTGTGCATTGAAACGCTGTTTGGGAAGGTTGTCTTAGGAGAATTTGAAGGGAAAGCAATAGTCAATACAGAGCAGGGGTTGAATATTATAGCAATAGATAATAACCAACTGCATGAATCCCTCAAACGATTATGGCAGTTGGATGACATTGAATCGTTATCAAACAGATCACAGGAGCAAGAACAGGTAGAACAGAATTTCATCAATACGTATTCACGTGATGATTCTGGTAGAGTTATTGCCACAATTCCTTTAAAGGAATCAGCAGGGGAGATTGGTAGTTCAGAACTTATGGCAAAACGAAGGTTTTTAGCTTTGGAAAGGAAATTACAGAATGATTtaggaacaaaacaaaaatatgttgatTTCATGAGGGAATATGAAAGGATGGGTCACATGACACCAGTGACTGGTGCGACTCACAGCAGAATAATATACCACATACCGCACCACTGTGTTGCGAAGAAGTTCAGAGTCGTATTCGACGCTAGCTGCAGGACAATGAAGGGAATTTCGCTTAACGAAGTGCAAATGTTAGGTGAAAAGTTACAAAAGGATCTACATGAGATTCTGATGCGCTTCAGAAGGCATCGAGTAGCAATAAGTGCAGACATAAAGATGATGTTCCGCATGGTGAAGATTGCAAGAGAACAATGGGACTTGCAAAGAATTTTTTGGAGGGAAAATCCCAATGACAGGTTGAAGGAATATTGGCTCACTGTAGTCACCTATGGCATGACGTCTTCGGCACATAATGCTGTTCGAGCATTGATACAATGTGCGAAGGATGCAGAACATGAATTTCCCGATGCAGCTAGAGCTATAATTGAGGATTTCTATATGGATGACTGCACTACAGGTGCTGATTCTGAACAGAAAGCGATCGAGTTATCGAAAGACATCGATCAAGTATTGAAGGGTGCAGGGTTTGAGCTCAGGAAATGGAAATCGAATTCCAAAGCGTTAGTAAGGAATATGAATTATGAAGAACAggaatcaattttgtttgaagatGATGAGAAATCTTCAATATTAGGCATTAAATGGCTATTAGAAAAGGATCAGTTCACATTTGTGGTGAAATCACCAGTGACTGAGCAGGCAATGACAAAAAGAAAGATAGTAAGTTGCGTGGCTCAGCTTTATGATCCTAATGGATTTATAGCACCCGTAACGATAGTAGGAAAAATTCTTATTCAAGATATATGGCGACTAAACGTCGACTGGGATGAGAGATTACCGaaggaaatagaaaaaagataG
- the LOC129953462 gene encoding uncharacterized protein LOC129953462: protein MEGANHEYLFEKGRHTVSRMLSYTKMEGFQESSQGELEVRLEALKNAWRQMQESEGILAQKNDLLVSLEIERKSVESEVEFFQASTNLRSRIGKLIAAKAGAGDAPPIAVQVNMPFAQHDVKNTWGEFDGSYTKWQGFRDRFVAAVHDNDKIAPAYKFSYLKASLTGRANALGEWQLSDQNYYEAWKRMEEVYNKKYATCRELLRHFFRLPMLEGTPKAAELQRMSNTCHETMRQLAAQGVPTDNWDMIIVQVLHEKLDQETACKWEESRTTELPTAKEFCLFLDKRAEALGSAMDNRRKETIQQVPRMDSSRRGNMVAPSRKQAEVKKRPCHLCRSMEHPLWCCPEFNALSLRARQDFVLEKQLCPNCLKTGHVVRDCYQGPCLKCPNRPSHNSVLCPMKVIGKVEATVLNIQDGRKRKNGPQVDSKKKSD from the coding sequence ATGGAAGGAGCAAACCATGAATACTTATTCGAGAAGGGCCGGCACACGGTCAGCAGGATGCTCTCCTATACGAAGATGGAGGGGTTCCAGGAGTCGTCACAGGGGGAGCTCGAGGTGAGACTCGAGGCGCTTAAAAACGCGTGGCGGCAGATGCAGGAGAGTGAAGGAATACTCGCTCAAAAAAATGATCTTCTGGTGAGCTTGGAGATTGAGCGAAAGAGCGTGGAATCTGAGGTGGAATTCTTCCAAGCATCCACTAATTTGAGGAGCAGGATTGGCAAGCTAATCGCAGCCAAAGCAGGAGCAGGAGATGCACCCCCTATCGCTGTGCAGGTAAACATGCCGTTTGCCCAGCACGACGTAAAGAATACGTGGGGCGAATTTGACGGCAGCTATACGAAATGGCAGGGCTTCCGCGATCGGTTTGTCGCTGCTGTGCATGACAACGACAAGATCGCGCCGGCATACAAATTCTCGTACCTGAAGGCATCATTAACTGGCAGAGCGAATGCGCTCGGAGAATGGCAGCTCTCCGACCAAAATTATTATGAGGCATGGAAGCGGATGGAGGAAGTATATAACAAAAAGTATGCTACGTGCAGGGAACTTTTAAGGCATTTCTTTAGGCTGCCCATGCTTGAAGGTACTCCAAAGGCAGCGGAGCTTCAGAGAATGTCAAACACTTGCCACGAAACTATGAGGCAGCTGGCAGCGCAGGGTGTCCCAACAGACAATTGGGACATGATTATTGTCCAAGTGCTTCATGAGAAGCTGGATCAGGAGACAGCTTGCAAGTGGGAAGAGTCGCGCACAACCGAGTTGCCGACTGCGAAGGAGTTTTGCCTGTTCCTGGACAAGCGAGCTGAAGCACTAGGAAGTGCAATGGACAATAGGAGGAAGGAGACTATTCAGCAGGTGCCAAGAATGGATTCTAGTCGAAGGGGCAACATGGTTGCACCAAGCAGGAAGCAGGCGGAGGTAAAAAAACGCCCGTGCCATCTATGCAGGTCGATGGAACATCCATTGTGGTGCTGTCCAGAATTCAACGCCCTAAGTCTAAGGGCCAGGCAGGACTTTGTCCTCGAAAAGCAATTATGTCCAAACTGCTTAAAGACGGGACACGTTGTGCGTGATTGCTATCAGGGGCCCTGTCTGAAATGTCCGAATAGGCCATCACATAACAGCGTGTTGTGCCCAATGAAGGTGATTGGGAAGGTCGAGGCCACGGTCTTGAACATACAAGATGGCAGGAAACGGAAGAACGGACCACAAGTAGACTCGAAGAAGAAGTCGGATTGA